Proteins encoded in a region of the Nicotiana tomentosiformis chromosome 9, ASM39032v3, whole genome shotgun sequence genome:
- the LOC138899481 gene encoding nicotine N-demethylase CYP82E4-like has protein sequence MYHLLSPIEAIVGLVTFAFLLYLLWTKKQSNILNPLPPKIPGGWPVIGHLFYFNNNGDDDRHFSQKLGDLADKYGPVFTFRLGFRRFLAVSSYEAMKECFSTNDIHFADRPALLYGEYLCYNNAMLAVAKYGPYWKKNRKLVNQELLSVSRLEKFKHVRFSIVQKNIKQLYNCDSPMVKINLSDWIDKLTFDIILKMVVGKTYNNGHGEILKAAFQKFMVQAMEIELYDVFHIPFFKWLDLTGNIKAMKQTFKDIDNIIQGWLDEHIKKRETKDVGGENEQDFIDVLLSKRSNEHLGDGYSHDTTIKATVFTLVLDATDTLALHIKWVMALMINNKNVMKKAQEEMDTIVGRDRWVEENDIKNLVYLQAIVKEVLRLHPPAPLSVQHLSVKDCVVNGYHIPKGTALLTNIMKLQRDPQIWVDPDTFDPERFLTTNAAIDYRGQHYELIPFGSGRRACPAMNYSLQVEHLSIAHLIQGFNFATTTNEPLDMKQGVGLTLPKKTDVEVLITPRLPPTLYQY, from the exons ATGTATCATCTTCTTTCTCCCATAGAAGCCATTGTAGGACTTGTAACCTTTGCATTTCTACTCTACTTGCTATGGACAAAAAAACAATCAAATATCTTAAACCCACTGCCTCCAAAAATCCCAGGTGGATGGCCAGTAATCGGCCATCTCTTTTAtttcaacaacaatggcgatgaTGACcgccatttttctcaaaaactcgGAGACTTAGCTGACAAATATGGTCCCGTCTTCACATTCCGGTTAGGGTTTCGCCGTTTCTTGGCGGTGAGTAGTTATGAAGCTATGAAAGAATGCTTCTCTACCAATGATATCCATTTCGCCGATCGGCCAGCTTTACTTTACGGAGAATACCTTTGCTATAACAATGCCATGCTTGCTGTTGCCAAATATGGCCCTTACTGGAAAAAAAATCGAAAGCTAGTCAATCAAGAACTTCTCTCCGTTAGTCGGCTCGAAAAATTCAAACATGTTAGATTTTCTATAGTTCAGAAAAATATTAAACAATTGTATAATTGTGATTCACCAATGGTGAAGATAAACCTTAGTGATTGGATAGATAAATTGACATTCGACATCattttgaaaatggttgttgggAAGACCTATAATAATGGACATGGAGAAATACTCAAAGCAGCTTTTCAGAAGTTCATGGTTCAAGCTATGGAGATTGAGCTCTATGATGTTTTTCACATTCCATTTTTCAAGTGGTTGGATCTTACAGGGAATATTAAGGCTATGAAACAAACTTTCAAAGACATTGATAATATTATCCAAGGTTGGTTAGATGAGCACATTAAGAAGAGAGAAACAAAGGATGTTGGAGGTGAAAATGAACAAGATTTTATTGATGTGCTGCTTTCCAAGAGGAGCAACGAACATCTTGGCGATGGTTACTCTCATGACACCACCATCAAAGCAACAGTATTC actttgGTCTTGGATGCAACAGACACACTTGCACTTCATATAAAGTGGGTAATGGCGTTAATGATAAACAATAAGAATGTCATGAAGAAAGCACAAGAAGAGATGGACACCATTGTTGGTAGAGATAGATGGGTAGAAGAGAATGATATCAAGAATTTGGTGTATCTTCAAGCAATTGTTAAAGAAGTATTACGATTACATCCACCTGCACCTTTGTCAGTACAACACCTATCCGTAAAAGATTGTGTTGTCAATGGATACCATATTCCTAAGGGGACTGCACTACTTACAAATATTATGAAACTTCAACGAGACCCACAAATATGGGTAGATCCTGATACATTCGATCCAGAAAGATTCTTGACGACTAATGCTGCAATTGACTATCGCGGGCAGCACTATGAGTTGATCCCGTTTGGATCAGGGAGACGAGCTTGTCCCGCGATGAATTACTCATTGCAAGTGGAACACCTTTCAATTGCTCATTTGATCCAGGGTTTCAATTTTGCAACTACGACTAACGAGCCTTTGGATATGAAACAAGGCGTGGGTCTAACTTTACCTAAGAAGACAGATGTTGAAGTGCTAATTACACCTCGCCTTCCTCCTACGCTTTATCAATATTAA